The genomic stretch GCCCAATTACGTCAGCGTAATGAACTATATGTACTCGCAAGCGGGTATCCCACCGAGTACCACGGGCGCGAATGCTGGGCAGCGTTGGTATATCTACAACGACCTTAAAGGGTTAAGCCTCTGTTCAGCAGCGGTGGAATCTAATACTTGCTCAGATAGTTTAATTCTTGATTATTCCAACGGCAGCTCTGTGGATTTGAACGAAGCTAGTTTGCTGGAAAGTGAATTACTTGGCCGTGGCTCTACTGCATCAGGCGCCTTTATTGATTGGAACCGTGATGGCGCAAATAATTTAGGTCGCATCAGCAGCAATATCGATGATTCGACGGCTTTGTCGACACTGAAGGACTACAACGATTGGGCGAATTTGATTTTGCCATTCTCACGCCAATATAGTGGGCGTTTCTTACGTTTGAATGGCAAGGGTAACTCTGGCTCGGTCGATTTTTTAAATGATCAACAAACCGTTGCGCACGAAGTGCCAATGGTGAAGGCCTTTCCATGAAACGCTTTATGATTGCCGCTATGAGCCTATGTTCAGCCGCGAGCTGGGCGAATGAAATGCAGGTTGACGGTACGTGGTTGCAAAAACAGCAAATCAGCACCGTGACACGCCAAGAATCAGGCTGGCAATTGCGTAGTGATCAGCAGCAGCTGGCACTCAGTCATGTTCCCGCTTGGCTTAAAGCACCAATAATCGGAGATTGGTTGGAGCTAAAAACGCGCTTTAATCCTGCCGGCATCACGCAGCGTTTTATGTGGTCGAAAAGCGAATTCGAACCTGCATATTTACTAGCGGGGCATAGCAGCCGGCTTAATGATGCTGCGTTTGGCGAATGGCGTTGGGAAGCCAACAGCAATCCGGCGCGGCTGGTCTTGGTGAAACAAGGCCAGCGCACCACGGTCAAACTCAAACACCTGAAGAACGTGGCGGGCTGGTGCGTGTATCTGAGCGATGTACGCCCCGCCAAGCCGAGTGTGACCGGAATTGCCAATGAATCAGAAACGCGTTTTGACTGGTGGGCGCAGCGCACGGATGGTCCGTGCGCGCCAGCTTAGGCTTGTTGCGCGGCCCAGTTTTTTAGCGTGACGTAATCCGTTTTTCCGGTGCCGAGTAGCGGAATCGTCGCCACGTAGCGAATTTCACGTGGTACAGCCAATTCGGGTGAGCCCATTTCGCGCGCCGCGGCGAGCAGCGTATCGCGGTTCAGATCCGCTTGGGTGGTGAACAGCACAATCGCCTCGCCCTTGGCTTCATCGGGGCGTGAGCTGGCTGAATGCATAAATTCGGGCGACGCTTTGCGCGCGATGGCTTCAACGACTTCGAGCGAAATCATCTCGCCGGCGATTTTGGCAAAGCGTTTGGCGCGGCCTTGAATCGTGATATAGCCATCGATATCGAGCTTCACAATATCACCGGTGTCATACCACGCCACGCCGTCTTCTTGCGGCAATACTTCAAGCTGCCCCGGATTCTCATAGCGTAAATAACCCTTCATCACATTCGGCCCACTCACCAGCAATTGCCCGCCTTCTGGTACACCCTGGATAGGTATTAGCTTGTGACGCATGCCCGGTGTGAGCTGGCCGACAGTACCCAGCCTACTGGCCATCGGCACATTCACCGCGACCACCGGCGCACATTCGGTGACACCGTAACCTTCCAAAATTCGAATGCCAAATTTTTCGATATACGTTTTGCGCACAGCATCATTCAGTTTTTCAGCGCCAGCAACGACGTAACGCAGGCGACCAAAATCGTAGGGGTGCGCGTATTTGGCGTAATTGCCAAGGAAAGTGCTAGTGCCAAACAGCACCGAGCAACCACGGTCGTAAACGATTTCGGGGATGATGCGGTAATGCAGCGGCGTCGGGTACAGGAAAATCGGCACACCCGTCACCAGTGGCAAAATTGCGCAGGCGGTCAGGCCAAAGCTATGAAACAGTGGCAACGCGACCATAAATTTATCATGCGGTGTGAAATCGGCCAGTGCCCGAATTTGCGCTACATTCGCTAAGATCGAGTTGTGGCTGTGCACCACGCCCTTCGGTTTGCCTTCTGAGCCCGAAGTAAACAAAATCACCGCCGCGTCGTTGGGCGATTGTTTGCTGGCAAAGCTACTCGGGCGCAGCAGGCCGAGTAATATCCGCATTTTGTCGCCCAACCCGATTAATGGGCGTAGGTCTTCCAGATATAAAACCTGAATATTGGGCAGATTCTCGATCAAACCTTCGAGCTTTCCTTTGGCAATAAAGGTGCGCGAAGTCACGATGGTTTTGATGTTGGCGGCGATACACGCAGCAAGTATACCGTCGCGGCCTGCGCTGTAATTGAGCATGGCAGGGATACGTGCCCTTGCGCTCAGGGCGAAGAAAAAGGCTACGGTTGGCGTTGTATTGGGCAGCAAGACGCCAATGGCTTCTTGTGGCGCCGCGATCTTATCCACAATGCACGATAGGCCAAGGATTTTTTTGCTGAGGCTGCCATAGCTTTCTTCATGTTGCGAGATATCTTCAATCACGCTAAAGCGGCGGCCAAAAGCGTGTTGCGCATCTAAATAGGCTTGAAACAAGGTGCGTTCTGGCCGTGTTGCGACCAGCATCTCGAGCAAAATATCACGCATCAGTTGGCCAGCTTTGCGGCGGCGCTCTTTGGCCGAAGGTAAATCAGGCATCGCAATACTGCGCCGACCTAATACCTGCAAACTAATTTTCGGAAACAGCGTGCGTGGATAAATGCCACCTAGGCGGCTAAAAAAGGTGCGCGAAGCACCTGAAATTCGTACCGGTACAATCGTTGCGCCAGTGCGCGCCGCAGCAAAGGCCGCGCCATCGTAGACTTTCATCAGCGAGCCCGTCGTCGTGATACGCCCTTCGGGGAAAATGACGACCGGTTTGCCCGCTTCGAGCAAACGCACCACGGCTTTGATCGCCAGCGGATTGGTCGGATCGACCGCCAGAAAATCAGTCAGGCTTAAAAACGCGCGGAAAAACCAGTTTTCCGCCACCTTGGTGTGCACGACAAAAGTGGCGTCAATCGGCAAATGCGCCGCCAAAAAAATGCCGTCAAGGAAGGATTCATGGTTGGCGACAATCAGCGTGCGGGGGTTATGAAATACGCTGAAATCGCCCTTGATCGTGAGGCGATACAAAACGCGAAACAGCGTTTTCATCGAGGTGCGAAACAAGGATTTGAGCATGGCATCTACTGTGGTTGTCAACTTGACGTCATATATTAGCAATAATCATCATTGCCATTGTGCCTTTTCACAATTTCTGAACAAAAAAGCCATCAATAGCCCGCGTGTCAGAGTTCGGATAGGTATAATGAGCAATAACGCAACAAGGCTAAAATACCTACAATAGGTATTGTTATGTAAGCCCCATTCAATTTGATCTTCAGGTGAATACATCATGGCAAAAATGCTGGACCAAGCGCTAACCGATGAAGAACTCGATCAGCTCGATCAGTTTTTATATTCGGATGCAGTCGGTAAGGATGCGATGTCCTTATCCATGTTGCATGGCTACCTCACGGCGATTTTGATTGGCCCTGCCCAAGTGATGCCGACTGAATGGATGGGGCAGATTTGGGATAAACCCGAAGCTGTTATCTTCGCCCTACCCGAAGCCGATGCGATGATTGATTTGGTCATGCGTTTATATAACCAGATCGCGGATGAGCTGGCACAAGACCCACCGGTTTACGAGCCATTGCTGTATTGGGAAGACGATAGCCAGCAACATTCCAGCATCGAAGAATGGAGTTTGGGCTTCTGTTTTGGCGCGGGTTTGGCTGAAGAAGAATGGCAGCCGCTGCTCGATGAAGAAGAAGGCCAGTTTATGTTTATGGCCATCATGAGCGGCTCGGACGACGAAATGCGCGCCGACATGGAACGTGAGGGCATCAACCTGGTGCAGCACGACAATGAAATCGCTGAGCAATTGCCAGAAATGGTCCTCGAAATTCGCGATTTTTTCCGTAATCGCCAGATTAGCGAAGGCAGCAAGCATCGTTTGCACTAAGCGCTGAGCTAACAAAGAAAAAACCACCATTGCCACAAAGCCTTGGTGGTTTTTTTCTGACTGCGCGACGCGCTTTGATCGGGTAAAATGGCGTTTTGATTTTGAATAGCGGCGACGCTTCGCCGTGCAAGGATATTTATGAGCCTCAAGTGCGGCATCGTTGGCCTACCGAATGTGGGTAAGTCCACTTTATTTAATGCTTTGACCAAAGCCGGTATCGAAGCGTCAAACTACCCATTTTGTACCATCGAGCCGAACGTCGGCATCGTAGAAGTACCGGATGAGCGCCTCGCGCAATTGGCGGCGATTATTAATCCGCAGAAAATTCAGCCAGCGATCGTTGAATTTGTTGATATCGCTGGCCTTGTGGCTGGCGCGTCCAAAGGCGAAGGCTTGGGTAACCAATTCTTGGCCAATATCCGCGAAACCGACGCGATTGTGAATGTGGTGCGTTGTTTTGAAAACGACAATATCGTGCACGTCGCTGGCCGCGTTGACCCAATCGACGACATTATCGTGATTGGCACTGAGTTGGCTTTGGCCGATTTGAATACCGTTGAAAAAGCGATCCAGCGCGAAGGCAAAAAAGCCAAATCAGGCGACAAAGACGCGTTGGCGCAAATCGCCGTGCTGGAACGCTTGTTGCCACACTTGAACGAAGGCAAACCAGCGCGTTCAGCCAATCTGAGCGCTGAAGACAAGCTGGCGATCAAATCATTGTGCTTGCTGACGATTAAGCCAGCGATGTACGTGGCCAACGTGGCGGAAGATGGCTTTGAAAATAACCCGCTGCTCGACAAAGTAACCGCACACGCGAATGCCGAAGGCGCGCCTGTGGTCGCTGTTTGCGCGGCGATTGAATCTGAAATCGCTGAATTGGAAGATGCGGATAAAGCCGAGTTTTTGGAATCAATCGGCCAAGCTGAGCCAGGTCTGAATCGCCTGATCCGCGCGGGTTACGATTTGCTCGGTTTGCAAACCTACTTTACTGCGGGCGTGAAAGAAGTTCGCGCGTGGACCATCCACAAAGGCGATACTGCACCGCAAGCGGCGGGCGTAATCCATACCGACTTCGAGCGTGGCTTTATCCGTGCGCAAACCATCGCGTTTGATGATTTCATCCAATACAAGGGTGAACAAGGCGCG from Chitinibacter sp. SCUT-21 encodes the following:
- the aas gene encoding bifunctional acyl-ACP--phospholipid O-acyltransferase/long-chain-fatty-acid--ACP ligase, translating into MTTTVDAMLKSLFRTSMKTLFRVLYRLTIKGDFSVFHNPRTLIVANHESFLDGIFLAAHLPIDATFVVHTKVAENWFFRAFLSLTDFLAVDPTNPLAIKAVVRLLEAGKPVVIFPEGRITTTGSLMKVYDGAAFAAARTGATIVPVRISGASRTFFSRLGGIYPRTLFPKISLQVLGRRSIAMPDLPSAKERRRKAGQLMRDILLEMLVATRPERTLFQAYLDAQHAFGRRFSVIEDISQHEESYGSLSKKILGLSCIVDKIAAPQEAIGVLLPNTTPTVAFFFALSARARIPAMLNYSAGRDGILAACIAANIKTIVTSRTFIAKGKLEGLIENLPNIQVLYLEDLRPLIGLGDKMRILLGLLRPSSFASKQSPNDAAVILFTSGSEGKPKGVVHSHNSILANVAQIRALADFTPHDKFMVALPLFHSFGLTACAILPLVTGVPIFLYPTPLHYRIIPEIVYDRGCSVLFGTSTFLGNYAKYAHPYDFGRLRYVVAGAEKLNDAVRKTYIEKFGIRILEGYGVTECAPVVAVNVPMASRLGTVGQLTPGMRHKLIPIQGVPEGGQLLVSGPNVMKGYLRYENPGQLEVLPQEDGVAWYDTGDIVKLDIDGYITIQGRAKRFAKIAGEMISLEVVEAIARKASPEFMHSASSRPDEAKGEAIVLFTTQADLNRDTLLAAAREMGSPELAVPREIRYVATIPLLGTGKTDYVTLKNWAAQQA
- a CDS encoding YecA family protein, with the translated sequence MAKMLDQALTDEELDQLDQFLYSDAVGKDAMSLSMLHGYLTAILIGPAQVMPTEWMGQIWDKPEAVIFALPEADAMIDLVMRLYNQIADELAQDPPVYEPLLYWEDDSQQHSSIEEWSLGFCFGAGLAEEEWQPLLDEEEGQFMFMAIMSGSDDEMRADMEREGINLVQHDNEIAEQLPEMVLEIRDFFRNRQISEGSKHRLH
- the ychF gene encoding redox-regulated ATPase YchF, translating into MSLKCGIVGLPNVGKSTLFNALTKAGIEASNYPFCTIEPNVGIVEVPDERLAQLAAIINPQKIQPAIVEFVDIAGLVAGASKGEGLGNQFLANIRETDAIVNVVRCFENDNIVHVAGRVDPIDDIIVIGTELALADLNTVEKAIQREGKKAKSGDKDALAQIAVLERLLPHLNEGKPARSANLSAEDKLAIKSLCLLTIKPAMYVANVAEDGFENNPLLDKVTAHANAEGAPVVAVCAAIESEIAELEDADKAEFLESIGQAEPGLNRLIRAGYDLLGLQTYFTAGVKEVRAWTIHKGDTAPQAAGVIHTDFERGFIRAQTIAFDDFIQYKGEQGAKEAGKMRAEGKDYVVKDGDVLNFLFNV